The following are encoded in a window of Bradyrhizobium guangdongense genomic DNA:
- a CDS encoding CinA family protein → MKELIGIAEQAAAKLIARKETLAVAESSAGGLIAASLLAVPGASAYFLGGAVVYTRDARRVLMDISDEGMKGFRSSSEPYARLLAEQMRGRFSSDWGLSETGAAGPTGNRYGDAAGHSCMAVAGPAAEVMTLETDSNDRFANMQVFAATALKLLLKKLEGR, encoded by the coding sequence ATGAAAGAGCTCATCGGCATTGCGGAACAGGCGGCCGCCAAACTGATCGCGCGCAAAGAGACTCTCGCAGTCGCGGAATCCTCGGCCGGCGGGCTGATCGCGGCCAGCCTGCTCGCGGTGCCCGGCGCCTCCGCCTATTTCCTCGGAGGCGCGGTGGTCTACACCCGCGATGCCCGACGCGTGCTGATGGATATTTCGGATGAAGGAATGAAGGGCTTTCGCTCCTCATCGGAGCCGTACGCCAGACTGCTGGCCGAACAGATGCGCGGCCGCTTCAGCTCCGACTGGGGCCTGTCCGAGACCGGCGCCGCCGGCCCGACCGGCAACCGCTACGGCGATGCCGCCGGCCATAGCTGCATGGCGGTGGCGGGACCTGCGGCCGAGGTGATGACGCTGGAAACCGATAGCAACGACCGATTCGCGAATATGCAGGTGTTCGCGGCGACGGCGCTGAAATTGTTGCTGAAGAAATTGGAGGGGCGGTGA
- a CDS encoding DUF1488 family protein, whose protein sequence is MPLTRDRIIGHDLERLAFCFTMLSEDEVVQCQISDAAMDELAGMQGTESSARQAQFTSLRETIERIASDLYDEAPRFKGYVVRIFIRHLGR, encoded by the coding sequence ATGCCACTGACGCGCGACAGGATCATCGGCCATGATCTCGAACGGCTGGCCTTTTGCTTCACCATGCTGAGCGAGGATGAAGTCGTGCAGTGCCAGATCAGCGATGCCGCGATGGATGAACTCGCGGGCATGCAAGGCACCGAGAGCAGCGCGCGGCAGGCGCAGTTCACGTCGCTGCGCGAGACCATCGAGCGGATCGCCTCGGACCTCTACGACGAGGCGCCGCGGTTCAAAGGCTATGTGGTGCGGATCTTCATACGGCATCTGGGACGGTGA
- a CDS encoding AMP nucleosidase — MQSPPSIATESFSDASAAVARLEEIYERNTKFLRDRFEAYVSGEAITARVRAYYPFVRLTTATHARLDSRLSYGFVAGPGVHETSVTRPDLFRSYLTEQIGLLIQNHGVPVEIGVSNEPIPIHFAYRRDINIEAAITTSENSSVARSLRDAFDVPDLATMDDAIADGTFELRPDAPEPLSLFRAARIDYSLRRLYHYTGTDPEHFQNFVIFTNYQFYVDAFAQLCQQRLQAGEAGLEAFVAPGNVITRSGGATSGDAPLRSPQMPAFHLVAPGYRGITLINIGTGPSNARNVTDHVAVLRPHAWLMLGHCAGLRNTQRLGDYVLAHGYVREDHVLDRELPLWVPIPALAEMQVALEQAVEDVTGLEGFELKRLMRTGTVASVDNRNWEISGPEVIRRMSQSRAVALDMESATIAANGYRFRVPYGTLLCVSDKPLHGEIKLAGMASEFYRRRVGQHLEIGLKALERLKQQESERLHSRKLRSFAEVAFQ, encoded by the coding sequence ATGCAATCTCCACCCTCTATCGCCACCGAATCCTTCTCCGATGCCTCCGCGGCCGTTGCCCGCCTCGAAGAAATCTACGAGCGCAACACCAAGTTCCTGCGCGACCGGTTCGAGGCCTATGTCTCAGGCGAGGCGATCACGGCGCGGGTGCGGGCCTATTATCCTTTCGTGCGCCTCACCACCGCCACGCATGCGCGGCTGGATTCGCGTCTGTCCTACGGTTTCGTCGCAGGCCCCGGCGTGCACGAGACCAGCGTGACGCGGCCGGATTTGTTTCGCAGCTATTTGACCGAGCAGATCGGCCTGCTGATCCAGAACCACGGCGTTCCCGTCGAAATCGGCGTGTCCAATGAGCCGATCCCGATTCACTTCGCCTATCGCCGCGACATCAACATCGAAGCGGCCATCACCACCAGCGAGAATTCGTCCGTCGCACGATCGCTGCGCGATGCGTTCGACGTGCCGGATCTCGCCACCATGGACGATGCCATCGCGGACGGCACCTTCGAGCTTCGGCCTGATGCACCCGAGCCGCTGTCGCTGTTCCGCGCCGCGCGCATCGACTACTCGCTGCGCCGGCTCTATCACTACACCGGCACCGATCCCGAGCATTTCCAGAATTTCGTGATCTTCACCAACTACCAGTTCTACGTCGACGCCTTCGCGCAGCTCTGCCAGCAGCGGCTTCAGGCCGGCGAAGCCGGCCTCGAGGCCTTCGTCGCGCCCGGCAATGTGATCACGCGTAGCGGCGGAGCGACGAGCGGCGATGCGCCCTTGCGTAGCCCGCAGATGCCGGCCTTTCATCTCGTCGCGCCCGGCTATCGCGGCATCACCCTGATCAATATCGGCACCGGTCCGTCCAACGCGCGCAACGTCACCGATCACGTTGCGGTGCTGCGGCCGCATGCCTGGCTGATGCTGGGGCATTGCGCCGGCCTGCGCAACACGCAGCGGCTCGGCGATTATGTGCTCGCGCATGGCTATGTGCGCGAGGACCATGTGCTCGATCGCGAGCTGCCGCTGTGGGTGCCGATCCCGGCGCTGGCCGAGATGCAGGTCGCGCTGGAACAGGCGGTCGAGGACGTCACGGGCCTGGAAGGTTTCGAGCTCAAGCGCCTGATGCGCACGGGCACCGTCGCCAGCGTCGACAACCGCAATTGGGAGATCTCCGGCCCCGAGGTGATCCGCCGTATGTCCCAGTCGCGCGCGGTTGCGCTCGACATGGAATCGGCCACGATCGCCGCCAATGGCTACCGCTTCCGCGTGCCCTACGGCACGCTGCTCTGCGTCTCCGACAAGCCGTTGCATGGCGAGATCAAGCTCGCCGGCATGGCCAGCGAGTTCTACCGTCGCCGCGTCGGTCAGCATCTCGAGATCGGCCTCAAGGCGCTGGAGCGGCTCAAGCAGCAGGAATCGGAGCGGCTGCATTCGCGCAAGCTTCGCAGCTTTGCCGAAGTGGCGTTCCAGTAG
- a CDS encoding HlyD family type I secretion periplasmic adaptor subunit → MSTVTVGGTKPAAPKTVRESIRFHLILGISIVLLLAVGLGGWASTVLISGALIAPGQIVVESNVKKVQHPTGGVVGEVRARDGDVVKAGDIVVRLDDTVTKANLAIVVKNLDAAQARAARLQAEQRGLDKIEFPQSLRDRISDPDVKTLIDSESKLFDVRVNGRAGQKAQLRERIQQLNEEIEGLQAQETAKDKEISLVQQELTGVRDLYDKHLVQISRLTTLERDSARLNGERAQYIASRAQAKGKITETELQIIQVDKDMVSEVSKDLRETNDKIGELIERKVAAEDQLRRVDIRAPQDGMVLQSTVHTVGGVVTAGDTLMLIVPQSDNLQVEAKVNPVDIDKLQIGQKTLLRLSAFNQRTTPELNGVVSRVSPDVTTDQRTGQSYYTIRVSMSAEEVARLGDSKLIPGMPVEAFVQTGDRTMLSYLLKPLHDQFMRAFREK, encoded by the coding sequence ATGAGCACGGTGACGGTTGGCGGCACAAAGCCCGCCGCGCCCAAGACTGTCCGGGAGTCGATCCGGTTTCACCTGATCCTCGGGATTTCGATTGTGCTGCTGCTGGCCGTCGGCCTCGGCGGCTGGGCTTCGACCGTGCTGATCTCAGGCGCGCTGATCGCGCCGGGTCAGATCGTGGTCGAATCCAACGTCAAGAAGGTGCAGCATCCGACCGGCGGCGTGGTCGGCGAGGTGCGCGCCCGCGACGGCGACGTGGTCAAGGCCGGCGACATCGTGGTGCGGCTCGACGACACCGTCACCAAGGCGAACCTCGCCATCGTGGTCAAGAATCTCGACGCCGCCCAGGCGCGTGCGGCGCGGCTCCAGGCCGAGCAGCGCGGACTCGACAAGATCGAGTTTCCGCAATCGCTGCGCGATCGCATCAGCGATCCCGACGTCAAGACGCTGATCGACAGCGAAAGCAAGCTGTTCGACGTTCGCGTCAACGGCCGCGCCGGCCAGAAGGCGCAGCTCCGCGAACGCATCCAGCAGCTCAACGAGGAGATCGAGGGTCTCCAGGCGCAGGAGACAGCCAAGGACAAGGAGATCAGCCTGGTGCAGCAGGAGCTCACCGGCGTGCGCGATCTCTACGACAAGCATCTGGTGCAGATTTCGCGCCTGACCACGCTGGAGCGCGACAGCGCCCGCCTCAACGGCGAGCGGGCGCAATACATCGCCTCGCGGGCGCAGGCCAAGGGCAAGATCACCGAGACCGAGCTCCAGATCATCCAGGTCGACAAGGACATGGTCAGCGAGGTCTCCAAGGATCTGCGCGAGACCAACGACAAGATCGGCGAGCTGATCGAGCGCAAGGTCGCCGCCGAGGACCAGCTCCGCCGCGTCGACATTCGCGCTCCGCAGGACGGCATGGTGCTGCAATCGACGGTGCACACCGTCGGCGGCGTCGTCACCGCCGGCGATACGCTGATGTTGATCGTGCCGCAGAGCGACAATCTCCAGGTCGAGGCCAAGGTCAACCCGGTCGATATCGACAAGCTGCAGATCGGCCAGAAGACGCTGCTGCGTCTCTCCGCCTTCAACCAGCGCACCACGCCCGAACTCAACGGCGTCGTCAGCCGCGTCTCTCCTGACGTCACCACCGACCAGCGCACCGGCCAGAGCTACTATACGATCCGCGTGTCGATGTCCGCCGAGGAGGTCGCCCGGCTCGGCGATTCCAAGCTGATCCCCGGCATGCCGGTGGAGGCCTTCGTCCAGACCGGCGACCGCACCATGCTGTCGTATCTCTTGAAGCCGCTGCACGACCAGTTCATGCGAGCCTTTCGCGAGAAGTGA
- a CDS encoding type I secretion system permease/ATPase translates to MAAVPGLRRSELGDALRACRTAFVGVGFMSCMINLLYLTGSIFMLEVYDRVLPSRSIPTLVGLIVLAGGLYAAQGVLDMIRSRILGRVGTALDEALNKRVFDTIVRLPLLVGSRNEGLQPLRDLDNVRSFLGGMGPSAFFDLPWLPLYLAICFAFHVMIGVTALVGAVILVGLTLVTEFLSRQPAKEAMGLAARRNDLAQSSRRNAEVLVAMGMAGRLNQRWSEANEKYLSGNQRASDVAGGLGAIAKVLRMMLQSAVLAVGAYLVIHQEATAGIIIAGSILSARALAPVDLAIAHWKSFVAARQSWHRLSRLLEQMPAQALRTQLQAPTKRLSVEGVAMVAPGDQRLIVQDVTFALEAGNGLGVIGPSGSGKSSLIRALVGVWHPVRGKVRLDGAALDQWSSDVLGSHIGYLPQDVELFGGSIAQNISRFDPEATSDAIIAAAKEAGVHEMIIKMREGYNTQVGEQGSSLSAGQAQRVALARALYGNPFLIVLDEPNSNLDTEGDEALTRAIRSARERGAIVIVVAHRPIGVEAVDQILVLRDGRMQAFGPKEQVLAQVLQPRVAPPAPIKVVSEGGVAKA, encoded by the coding sequence ATGGCAGCCGTTCCCGGCCTTCGCCGTTCAGAGCTCGGTGACGCGCTGCGTGCCTGCCGCACGGCGTTCGTCGGCGTCGGCTTCATGAGCTGCATGATCAACCTGCTCTATCTGACCGGGTCGATCTTCATGCTGGAGGTCTACGACCGGGTGCTGCCGAGCCGCAGCATTCCGACGCTGGTCGGGCTGATTGTCCTCGCCGGCGGTCTTTACGCGGCGCAAGGCGTGCTCGATATGATCCGCAGCCGCATCCTGGGACGGGTCGGCACCGCGCTCGACGAGGCGCTGAACAAGCGGGTGTTCGACACCATCGTGCGCCTGCCGCTGCTGGTCGGCAGCCGCAACGAGGGGCTTCAGCCGCTGCGCGACCTCGATAATGTCCGCTCCTTCCTCGGCGGCATGGGCCCGAGCGCGTTCTTCGACCTGCCCTGGCTGCCGCTCTATCTCGCCATCTGTTTCGCTTTCCACGTCATGATCGGCGTGACCGCCCTGGTCGGCGCCGTCATCCTGGTCGGGCTGACGCTGGTCACCGAGTTCCTGTCCCGCCAGCCTGCGAAGGAGGCGATGGGCCTTGCCGCCCGGCGCAACGACCTCGCCCAGTCCAGCCGCCGCAATGCCGAGGTGCTGGTGGCGATGGGCATGGCCGGCCGGCTCAACCAGCGCTGGAGCGAGGCCAACGAAAAATATCTCTCCGGCAATCAGCGTGCGAGCGACGTCGCCGGCGGCCTCGGTGCGATCGCAAAAGTGCTGCGCATGATGCTGCAATCGGCGGTGCTCGCGGTCGGTGCCTATCTCGTCATCCACCAGGAGGCGACCGCCGGCATCATCATCGCGGGCTCGATCCTCTCGGCCCGCGCGCTGGCGCCGGTCGATCTTGCGATCGCGCACTGGAAATCCTTCGTCGCGGCCCGCCAGAGCTGGCACCGTCTCAGCCGTCTGTTGGAACAGATGCCGGCGCAGGCGTTGCGGACCCAGTTGCAGGCGCCCACCAAGCGGCTCTCGGTCGAAGGCGTCGCCATGGTGGCGCCGGGCGACCAGCGACTGATCGTCCAGGACGTGACGTTTGCGCTCGAGGCCGGCAACGGGCTCGGCGTGATCGGGCCGAGCGGCTCCGGCAAATCCTCGCTGATCCGCGCGCTGGTCGGCGTCTGGCATCCGGTGCGCGGCAAGGTCCGGCTCGACGGTGCGGCGCTCGACCAATGGTCGAGCGACGTGCTCGGCAGCCATATCGGTTATCTGCCGCAGGACGTCGAGCTGTTCGGCGGCAGCATCGCGCAGAACATCAGCCGCTTCGATCCCGAGGCGACCTCCGACGCCATCATCGCCGCGGCCAAGGAAGCCGGCGTGCACGAGATGATCATCAAGATGCGCGAGGGCTACAATACGCAGGTCGGCGAGCAGGGCTCTTCGTTGTCCGCAGGCCAAGCCCAGCGCGTGGCGCTGGCGCGCGCGCTCTACGGCAATCCGTTCCTGATCGTGCTGGACGAGCCCAATTCCAATCTCGACACCGAAGGCGACGAGGCGTTGACCCGCGCGATCCGCAGCGCGCGCGAACGCGGTGCGATCGTCATCGTCGTGGCGCATCGCCCGATCGGGGTCGAGGCAGTCGATCAGATCCTGGTGCTCCGTGATGGCCGCATGCAGGCGTTCGGACCGAAGGAGCAGGTGCTCGCCCAGGTGCTCCAGCCCCGCGTCGCGCCGCCGGCGCCGATCAAGGTCGTCAGCGAAGGCGGAGTGGCCAAAGCATGA